In Corvus cornix cornix isolate S_Up_H32 chromosome 17, ASM73873v5, whole genome shotgun sequence, the DNA window GGAAAGGACAGAGGCACCCAGAACCGTGGCGCCTTTATCCCAAAACACTCATCAGGCACTTCCAGGACCTTCTCAGTGGGGTCACCAGTGGGTAGAGCTGGAGGTTCAGGTGGCCCCACTCCACTGTCTGGTTTAAAATCACGATCCCAGAGGATCCTCCTGCAGTGTTTTACCCCCCtgctcagaggagcaggagacGGGTGGTCCAGGTGTTCCCATCCCCACCTGGTCACTGCAGCCATTTATAGCAGCTCGTGGgattattattcttttcttttaaaaaaaaaaaaaaaaaaagtatttatttaaaccaAAACACTCGGCCAAGGGGCGTTCACGGGCATGTTAACCAAgcttaaaaaccaaaactgtaaCAGCTCAAAGGCGGAGCGGCGAGGCCCGTCCGGctgagcggggccggggctggcggggTCCCGGGGCAGCCCCGTCAGAACTCGAAGGTGCCGAAGTGCGCGGTGCGGCCGCCGGCCTTGGGCTGCGGCTTGTACCCGATGCGGTCATTGATGAGCTGCTCGCGGCTCTTGTGCTCCGTGCCCAGCGCTCCGATCGCCGCCGCCTCCTCGCCGCCCGCCGGTGCCTCCGCCTCGTCCCGCTGCTTCCTGCGGCTCTGCGGGCGAACGCGCCGGTCAGGGCCGGGCGCGGGCCGAGCCTCCCGCGCCCGGCCCTGCGCgcacctccagctccttccgGACGCTCTCGAACTCCTCGATGTCGTCCAGCTTCAGCTCCAGCCGCGTCGGCTTCCGACGGAGCATCGCGACCGGGGACACCGCGACCCGCGCCAGGCCCGAGCGCTCCCGCCCTCAGCGGGCCCCGCCTGCCCCGCCACACCTCCCGGCATGCTCCGCGCGTCCCGCCCCCAGGGGCACTGCATTTCCCGGCGCGCCCCGCGCACACCGCTTCCCTCCCGCCACACCTCCCGGCGTGCCCTGCGCGTTCATCCCTTAAAGGGCGACGCAGTTCCCGGCATGCCCTGCGCAACCCGCCTACAGCTCGTCCGCCACGCCTCCCGGCATGCCCTGCGCGACCCGGAAGCGGCTGTGAGGCGCCGGAGCCCGAGCGCGGCGAGTCTCGTCCCGTTCACGTTCTCCAGTCTTGTTATCGGTTCCTGGTCTTGTTCCCGGTCCCGCTCCCGCCATGGCCACCGCGCGGGCACCGGCTGCGCGAGGCGGGGCCCGGCCCCCCGAGGTGAGTGGTGGGGGCGCCTCCGGGCCCGCAGGAGCGGGAGAGGCCGCGGGGGTCGCgcctgctgttgctgtgtggGGTTTGCGATGCACCGGTGACGCTGGAGCCATTTAAAGGAGCCGGAACGCTCACgtgttttcctgcatttttgcACAATCCTGATTGATTTCCCGGGAAGGTCGTGTGACGCCCTCCGGGGAGAGGGAGCCGGGCACCGTTCACTTTCCCCGGGCTTCCTGGGAGGCCGCCGGGAGCTGGAGCGTGGCATcgctcctggctgtgctggcgctcagcaggaggaggaaaacctTCATGTTCtaaagctttttcaaaaaataagtCTGTAGATAATAAATAATAGGAGCACAGCCTGATTTAAGCGATTTAATGTGGCATTTTACTTCTGCACTTTGGCCTTCAGGCAAAAACCTCAATGTCCAGtggctgtcccctccctggaagtgtccaaggccaggctggacggggcttggagcaacctgggacagtggaaggtgtccctgcccatggcaggggatggaatgggatgggctttaaggtcccttccaacccaaacctaTCTGGGATTCTGAGAGGATCTTTGCATGgtgcacagctcagctctgtggcATGCCCAGGCTGTTTGTTGGCTCCTCTGTCCCCAAACACTCCAAACtgtgcctctccctgcagccccccaagCCCaagcctgcagaggagagcGATGGACCCCCAGCCAAGCGGGCGCCCATCTTCTACGGGagcctggaggagaaggagcgGGAGCGCCTGGCCAAGGGCGAGTCGGGGCTGCTGGGCAAGGAAGGCATGAAGGCTGCCATGGAGGCTGGGAACATCAACATCAGCAGCGGTGAGGCTGTGGAACCACCCTTTGTTATCCCTCCCTGGAGACAGGACACTTCCAAATGTCTCTCATTGTTCACTGGGCATCACCTCAAACCAGACAGGGATGGGCAGCTCCTTGGATCTTCCCACTTGggagggatccaggggcagaGAGgctctggaacagctgcccagggagggggtGGAGTGTCCCTCTCTTGAGACATCCCACACCCACCTGGACACGTTCCTGtgtcagctgctctgggtggcCGTGCCGTGGCAGGGGGATGCACTGGGTGGTCCCCagaggtccctcccagccccagctgttgTGTGATCCGTGGTGGATgtgctgtgctcagggctgtgtctgtGTCCAGGGGAGGTGTTTGACCTCGAGGACCACATGAGCGAGCGCCAGGCCGAAGTGCTGGCGGAGTTCGAGCGCCGCAAGCGCGCCCGGCAGATCAACGTCTCCACCGACGACTCCGAGGTCAAGGCCTGCCTGAGGGCCCTGGGGGAGCCCATCACGCTCTTTGGAGAGGGGCCTGCGGAGCGCAGGGAGAGGTGCGGTGTCTGCAAACAGGGAATGGCTGCTTAGCAAATCCCTGAGCTTTTCCAGGGAACTGGGGCGCAGCgagtgctgctgtcagcagtgctgtgccacagggcagctgggagagctgggggtgttcagtctggggaagagaaggctccagagagaccttagagccccttgcagggcctaaaggggctccaggagagctgcagagggactggggacaaggcatggagggacaggacacagggaatggcttcccactgccagagggcagggctggatgggatattgggaaggaattgttccctgggagggtgggcaggccctggcacagggtgcccagagcagctggggctgcccctggatccctggcagtgcccaaggccaggctggacattggggcttggagcagcctgggacagtgggaggtgtccctgcccatggcaggggatggcaacaggatgggctttaaggtccctcccagcccagcccagtctgtatttctgttctaAGAACCCCAAGGTAGAGGGGATGTCACACTGGTATTTGTCAGGTGAGCTGAGAATTCACTGGCTAAATCCAGCTTTATGACTTTTTTCCAGGTTAAGGAACATCCTCTCCGTGGTTGGCACAGATGCGTTAAAAAAGACCAGGAAAGATGATGACAGGTCAAAAAAGTCCAAAGAAGAGGTAGGGGTGTCTGCTGCCCTCTCAGTGCTCAGGGAGGGATGGTATATCCAGGGCTGATATATCCAGGACTCCTGGCTTTGGCCAGCCTGTGGATTCTCGTGTCATCCCTTCAGGCTTTTTCTGTGTTGCCCATTTCAGCAAACCTGTGGCAATGTTTGGCCTCAGTGAGGAGCACTGAGTGTGGTTTTTTACTCCCAgactgagctctgtgctgcactCAGTGTGCAAACCAGGAGAGCAGGTGTGTGGGCTCTTATTCATTATAGCAAGTCCCTTACTTTTGTTCAtgcttgggaagaaaaaatatgttcctgctgctgcatctgTTTCTGCCTTTGATtactctttctgctgctgtctctctTCCGAgtctattttttccttattatttttgaattgtgctgtaagaaataatttctgcagctctgggctttcTGTTTACTGGGTGATGTGTAAACAAGGAGGGAGTTACATGTCAGTGAATGCAGATGAGTCAGGGCTCAGCTGGAACACTGAGTGAAGTGGCAGCACGTCAGGATCGGATCTGCAGGGCAGAGAGTTTGGTTTATCTCTCTTAATCCCTTTTCCTGGGGCTTACAGTTGTGCAGAAGGCCCTTAAAAAGAggccagagcacagcagggtttgggggcaggtgctgggaggaggcagctgaggggaATGAatgcaggggcagcagcaccagagcttttccatcagttttattcctttttttacagTATCAGCAAACCTGGTACCATGAGGGCCCACGCAGTCTGAAAacagccaggctgtggctggCCAACTACTCACTCCCCAGGtgagagaaaacagcacagaggaggagggagatgcAGCCATGTGTCAAATCCAAGTGCTGATCCCTCTGGGGGTAGCACAGGAAATCCAAGGAGTGGGGAGGCAAGTCCAGTGAGCCTAGAGCTCTCAGGGGCTGATCCAGCATTAGCCCAGTTtgggggaagagcagggaaaggcctgttgccagcagcaggaagggggaATGCTGGCAGTTGTCACTCCACCTTTGCTCTCCCCAGGGCAGCAAAGCGGCTGGAGGAGGCCCGGCTGCTCAAGGAGATTCCCGAGGCCACCAGGACATcccagaggcaggagctgcacaaaTCCCTGCGGGTAGGTTTGGCAGCTGCTCCACTGCTGTGTTCACAAGGTTTGGCTGATCCTCCAAAGAGCTCAGCAGGAATTCAGCTGCGTGAGGTGCTGTCCAGATGCACGTCAGTCTCTGCAATCTTGGGaacctctgcttttcctgtttccttgtgTCTCTAAAGCATGCTCTGATTCCTTCAGAGTGACCCAGGGAGATGTATTTTGTTCTTGTGggtggcaggaggcagaggcaTCCCTGCCTTGCCTTGGCACTCTCCTGTGAAGCTAAAGGAATGCATTCCTGGCTTTGGCACGGGTTTGGCTGGCTGGGAAGCCAGGGAATCCAAGGGAAATACCCAACTCTGGGTGCAGAATGTGGTTGGGATGACTCTGAGATGCCCTTTCCGAGCATGCTAAGCCAGATTCCCAGCTTAACCAAACAGAGAGGCTCAGGCACACCGTGTGCTGCCCCCCTAATCCTGTTTAcaccagaggcagcagctgccagaggatTTGcttctcccctctgccctgtcTGTCTGGTTGGATTCTTTGGATGAGTTGTGGAAAgatgcccagctccagccagttctgtgtcagagctgcagctgcagagctctggggctgggggggcccATACCATGGGTGGCCCTGGGGGGCTGAGCTGTCACCCGAGGCTATGCTGGGCCACCTGGGCCAGGCTGGCCCTGGAGTGGCTCTGAGGCAACTCCTCCCATTGAAAGTGACTTTCCAAAGGCCTCTGCCGCCTCCTGTGCACATTTGCCGCCCTCACCTCAGGCTTTGGCTGGGAATAGCTCTGGGCTGGTTGTACTTTAGTCATTTATTGatggttttctttggtttttttgcagtcCTTGAATAACTTCTGCAGTCAGATCGGGGACGATCGCCCGCTGTCCTACTGCCACTTCAGCCCCAACTCCAAACTCCTGGCCACAGCCTGCTGGTGAGACAGCCTTGGCAGCACCTGCTTTGGGGGCTGGGAGAGCACACCAGGGAAAGACAGGGATGTTACTGGAGGCTTGGGAATTGTGCTTCTTCCTACCCTGAGCTCTCATCACTTCATTTTAGAGCTGAGCAGAGATTCATTGATCTGAGCTGGTTGCCCCAAATGTGTTGGTGTTTTAGCCAGTGCAGAATCTCAGGGTGGCTTTGCAGCTCTGTTTGATGTGTTCCTTGATGTTCCTTCTCCGCTGACATCCATTCCTTGTCTTCCACAGGAGTGGGCTGTGCAAGCTCTGGTCTGTGCCCGACTGCAACCTGGTTCACACCTTACGAGGTAGCGAGCGGCTCTCACTGAGGCTTTTGGTTCTTTTGttcctctctgtgctgagcTCCCACATCTGAATTACTTTGTGACTCAAAATGTTGTGTTTGGgcagatttttctcttgctgaGAGCATCCCTTGGCTTGAGAGCACGGGAATGTGTCAGATAATGAGGGAGACCTGGCCTTTAGCTCCGACCTCAGCTCCCAGTTTGCTGTTTCTATTTCTGAACGGTTTTGTTTCGTTTCCAAACTTGGTTTAAGTACTTGAGttacaaacagcagcagttttgggcAGGTCACTTGACAACAGTGAGGTTCTTTGAGCAGTGGTCACAACTTGGACTATATACAGATGGGAGGACAAATCTCTTTGATTTATATGTTGAGTTTTGTCTGCACTTTGAGAGTTCCAAACCTTGGTGTTGGATGCTCTGTGTTGGGTGCTCCTGGAAGTGCAGTTTGCCTGTGGGTTACAGGGCAGTGTCACCCAGCACTGAGGGCACAGTGAAGGTGTCCACTCACCTCACTCAGCAGTACcaaggaaatgctgcttttctgaggAACTGCCCAAGATCCCGTGGCAGATTCtgaattttggttttccttccccttcagGGCACAGCACCAATGTGGGGGCAGTCGTGTTCCACCCCAAGGCCACGGTGTCCCTGGACAAGAAGGACGTCAGCCTGGCCTCGTGCGCCGCCGACGGCTCCGTCAAACTCTGGAACCTGGAAAGGTCAGAACTGTTCCAGAtgtgcacagctgcagcattgCTGTTCTGGGGTTTATTCCATGTTCCTCCAGACATTTACCGTCCTCCTGCCAATATGAACTTTTGCTGTGGTTACCCCAGTGCAATCCCTGGCCTCAGTACGTGCCAGCCTCTTCAGCAGGGAGAGAGATCTCCCTGATTAGGGAGTCGAGGGAGATTGTCTGAAAGGGATTGAGGCAGAAttgctgctgggcactgctgaacTGCTGGGGGTGATGGATGGAAGGTTTGGGGACTGTTTCATTCTAACATCTCACTTAGGAGAAAATTGCCCCTCTTGGATATTAAGAAATGAATTTGAGTGGTTGGGAAGCACCAGGATTTGGAGAGGGACTGACCAAATACACAACCAGGCAGAGAAacttctgcctgtgctgcagacaaGCAGCTGTCACTGCACAGAGTAGCTGTGGCAGATGGGCAGCACCTCTCTCAGGCCTGGGAAGAGGAGACTGGTTCAGGTACTGAGCCCCAGCATCACCTGATTGAGGAGTGGAGCCTGCAgtgctcctgggcagggcaggcagctcccagagccccaGCTGTTTATCCCTGGCTGAAAATCAGAGTTTCTAACAGCAAGAGGGCCCCTGTGCAAAGCGACAGGGGGGTTGTTAGGCTCATGTGACCACATCTCTTAATTAACCTGTTGGAAAGAAACTTCACTGCTGTTCAGGTCGTGTATGAAGGCTCCTGACCTGCTGCCTGTCATGCTGGGAGAATAAGTATTCCCTCCATCCTGCGTCCTTCAGAACAGCAGGATTTGCTGCAGTTCAGGATGTTCTCTGTTCTCAGAAGAACTCCCTGCAGTACAGGTGGTCTCTGGTTTGTTTCTGTACTTCCAAAAGTGCTCATAACAAGGGCCttgttaattttcattattattcatcatcatcatcccaGAAGAGCTTTACAACCAACAGGAGTGTGGAGAAAGGGTTTCACTCTGAGCTTTAGGAGTGTGACCCAAAGGCAGAATTCAGAGCCAGTAGCTACAGCTCTGATGTTCCTGTCTGGTTTGATTTCATCAGCAGAGCTTTTGCTGCCATCACAATGTGTGGGCAAAGGCCTGGCTTGAGGCAGCCCCCTGTGGCCAGTGCCCAATGGTTTGTTGTGTGTTTCAGTGACGAGCCTGTGGCAGACATCGAGGGACACAGCATGAGAGTGGCCCGTGTGATGTGGCACCCGTCCGGGAGGTTCCTGGGCACCACCTGGTATGGACACCTCGGGAGTGGCTTTCAGAAGTGACCATGGGCTGCCCAGCTGGTGGCCCTGTGGTGCCAGGGCTTGTCCACATCAGGGCAGGGCTTGGCCATTCGTGACCACAGCTGGGCTGTTGCAGTGTCAGTGACAGCAGGTCACTGGGAttcctttccctgttcctgTGTGAGACACTGTTGGGCTCCAGCTGGCAGTAAAATACCCCCAGAGTTGGTGAAATACCCTGTTACTCTCCCTGGAGTTACCTGGAGACCAggggaaacggcctcaagttaCACCAGGGagggtttaggttggatattgggaaaaaacgtcttcacagaaagggtggtcaggcactggaacaggctgcccaggggtggagtcaccatcctggaagtgttcaaaaaacatcCAGATTGCACTGGGGACATGGTTagtggtgctgggttaacacTTGGATTCAGTGTCTcggagggcttttccaacctgaatgacTCCGTGGTTCAACACGTGCTTTGTTCTTGCAGCTACGATCACTCGTGGCGCCTGTGGGACCTGGAGGCCCAGGAGGAGATCCTGCACCAGGAGGGGCACAGCAAGGGGGTCTATGACATCGCCTTCCACACTGACGGCTCCCTCGCCGGCACGGGGTGAGCTGCCCTCGGCTCAGGGTGGGGGGAAACGTTACCAAGGACTTGCTGTGACCAGAGATTTCTGCTGGGGGAATGGcctcccagtgccagagggcagggatggatgggatatcgggaaggaattgttccctgggagggtgggcaggccctggcacagggtgcccagagcagctgtggctgcccctggatccctggcagtgtccagggccaggctggacattggggcttggagccacctgggatagtggaagctgtccctgcctaTGGACTGAATGATTTgtaaggtccctcccagcccaacccagtgtgtgatcctgtgattccagAGGCCTGGATGCCTTTGGCCGGGTGTGGGATCTGCGCACGGGACGCTGTATCATGTTCCTGGAAGGGCATCTGAAGGAGATCTACGGGATCAACTTCTCCCCAAATGGGTAAGGAAGGAGCTGGCGTTGATGTGGGAGCTCTGGGTGCAAACCCCAGTCCCTAaacactgctctcccctccctggCAGGTACCACGTGGCCACGGGCAGCGGGGACAACACCTGCAAGGTGTGGGACCTGCGGCAGAGGAAGTGCATCTACACCATCCCTGCCCACCAGAACCTGGTCACCGGCGTCAGGTTCGAACGTgagtccctgctgctccctgcccctccagcagctcaaACCCACACCTGCAGCTCGGGAAGGCCTGTGCTGGTGAGCAGAGATGTCCTGTTTTTATTTGCAAGTCTCActtctccccttttctcctcctgtgcaGCCAACCACGGGAATTTCCTGCTCACAGGCGCCTACGACAACACGGCCAAGATCTGGACCCACCCTGGCTGGTCCCCGCTGAAGACGCTGGCGGGGCACGAGGGGAAGGTGATGGGCCTGGACATCTCCCTGGATGGGCAGCTCATTGCCACCTGCTCCTACGACAGAACCTTCAAGCTCTGGACAGCCGAGTAGCTCAGAGGGGCTGGTTGTGGACTGGGATGGGGACATTAATGACTTCCGGTTGcttttttatattaaagaaaaaaataggaatcaACAATTCCAACGTGTTACAGCAGCTGCAGTCATGGCTGCTCTGGAGTTTGGGTGTGTTTGAAGCACCCGTGTTGGCCAGGGCTTGGTTGGAGTCAGGTCTTGGGGGTTTTCCCAGTTTTTGGACTGTTTTTGTACTGCAGGTACCactttctgctgtgattttgaTCCATGTACTTCCATCCTCCCTTGCAAGTTTGGCTCCCAGGTGTCCTTCAGACATTTGCAGTAACCAGAGAGCACCTCAGGTTTGGTGTGTGGGTCAGCCTCTGTCACTGCCCTTCTCACCTTCCTTTTTGGTAGGAGTGTGACTTCAAACTTGATTTGCATTTAGAGAACGAGCTCAGAGGGAGAGGCAGTGGtgccctcctgcccctgcctgcgCATGGGTGTCTCTGGATGGAGATCTGCATCCCCCTGGATTCATTTACAGTAGatgtccaaggccagggaaTCTTCCAGGTACCACCTTGTGTCCTACTCCTTGAGCTGTCCCCTGGACGGGTGTTGCAAATCCATGTCAGCATCTCCTGTTCAGGGTTTGTTGTGTGAGGTCATTCAGTGTAGGATTGTCTTGTCTCCTGGGGAGAGCTTTTGTACTTGTTTGTTCTTTAAATTGAGGTTTTGCAAATGTTGTGCCCTGGAAAATCTAAACATGTTTTGAATGTGTATCCTGAGTTCTGGGTCTGACAAGGAATGGAGAAATTACAGGAATTCCACAATGCTCAGTTTGATTTCTGCTGGTGTAAGGAACAGCTGAGGGGGTGAGGTCACTGGGaaggggaggctgaggggagggaGACTTATCAGGGACTACAACCCCTCCTGAGGGacagctctgatctctgctctgtgggacagggacagcacccagggagtggctggagctgggccagggcaggctcaggctgagagcagggaaaggttcttcccccagagggtgctgggcactgcccaggctccccagggaatgggcacggccccgaggctgccagagctccaggagcgtttggacagcgctgccagggatgcccagggtggggctgttggggggtctgggcagggccaggggttggactggatggtcctGGACTTCTTGTGATTGGATGAAAACCTTCAGGAGTAAAGAGAAGGTGGATTCACCTCCCTGTTgtcagctggagagcagctgtcTCTTCCTTGGGAATGTGAGCACAGTTCCTTCCAGGGAAAATACTGAGAGGCCAGCAActaacagaattatttaatgCAGTCTCTGGTCCAAGCCCAGGTctggctgtgtgtgctcagcCTGATGCTCAGGTTCCTTGGTCCTGGCATCTCATCTCCTCCCTCTGGCCATCCCCTGCCTCTGGCTCTGCAAGGAGGCTTTGTAAGGAAAATGCAGGAGGCTCAGTCAGGAGCAAGAGCTTGGCCTGAAGGCTCCCAGGGTTTGGCTCTTCTGGACAGCCCTGGTGcctccctgccacccccaaaccaaccagcaactcccccagctcctgctcacaCATCCCCACTCCACAGGCACGGagtccctgctgcccatggtCGGGGAGCTCTTGGGGGTCATGTCCCCTCCTGGGACAGTCTCGGACAGGAGGTTCCAGTGCTCAGAACGCTGCCACCTCCTCCAGGGCCGGCTCTGCGCCGCCGCTGACGCGGAGCACGTGGATGCCGGAGttggagctggcacagagcagggtggAGCTGTCGCAGGCAGCCAGCGAGACCAGTGGGCCCGAGCCCTCGAGGTGCAGCGTGGCCAGGCAGGCTGCAAGGGAAGGGACAAGGGAGGGACGCTGGGTTTGCTGAGATAAGGCAGGGCCACACCAATCTCCCACCTCCAGGCTCTCTTCACCTGAGGTGAGCTGCTGCCCTCACTGTCCTGGATCCACACATCCAATTGGGATGTGCCCCCTGGAGAAGAGGCCCTCACCCCTGTGCAGACTGGGGTCAGGCTCTGCCCCTTCCTGGGAGaggaagcagggctggctggacTTACAGCCCCCGCTGCAGGGTGTGCCTGGAGCCATTCCCAACACACCTTTCTCTCCCAAAATTAAGTTTTCCTAAGGGCTGTGCTATGCTCACCATGCAGTTTTGATGAATctccaaaagagaaataagattTACAATATCCAGTGTCACATGAGcctttctgtttgtgtttgttaTTAAACCCCCTGAGCCAGTTTGTGAGACATCAGCCTGAGCTGCAAACAGAGCTGCACTTGGTGTGGCCCCACAGGCAGCTGCCCCTCCTGGTGCCCTGcacccttcccagagcagctggattATGGCTCACCCAGCTGGGAAGGCAAGAGGATcaaagctgctgccagccccacaggcaCCAGGCAAAGGAACAGGTAAGAGAACAGaaggtccttctctgcaggagAGCCTCAGGTTTCTATTTTCATCCCATCTTAAATAAGTTCCCTTGGAGAGGGGCTTAGCTCCAGGGAGTGTCTAATGCTGTGAACCTGAACAGCTTCCCAGGAGgtctctgcctgcagcacaaGGGTTCCTAAGAACctgctgccatggcagggcttggCAGGTAAACAAACACCTTTGTGTCCAGCTCGGAGAAGGACTCACCCTCACCACCAGGTTTAATCCCAAAATGCCCACGATTCCCCTTCAAGAGGACAATGAAAATGAGGGTGTTGGCTGACCAGCCCTCTGTCCTCCAACACAAATTCTGTTCCTTACAACTTCCACCTGCAGAAATCTCTGGAGTTCCcctgatcttttttctttttgtcatttgtCCTTTCATGGCTTAACTTGGATGTATCTTTAAAAGCTGCTCTTCCTTTTAGCTGAGGGAGGTCCCCTGTCGCCTCTGACATGCAACTCCTTCATGCTCTGGGGCATTTCTCCACCCCACCCTGCAGCTGGGTTGGAGTAAACTCCAGAGATTGCAGCAGTCACCCTGCCCATCACCACCAGGAGACAGAACTGAGGGAAGTGGATTTGTTAACCAAGAGAAAGGAACGCGGAGTGGGCAGGAGCCTCCCCTACCTGCAGTGTCTTGGTCCCAGACCTTCACTGTGCTGTCGCTGGAGGATGTGGCAATGCTGGGGGCGAGCGCTGGGCCCCGGGGCAGGAAAACACACGAGGTGGTGGTCTGAAAATGCCCTTTGTACTCACACACTCGGCCCCTGGTCTGCCTCaggtcccagagctgcaggaaacaggCACTGTtagagcccagctctgccagcatgGGACTGTTTTACCAGGACAGGAAGGTGGGTTGGGATAAAGAGCTCCTTGCTAATCCTCAGAGTACCCTGGCTACTGCCCTTGCTCCTGCTCGTGCTCACAGGCCTGGAGAACATCAAAATCTGAAGGATTTTCACCACTGGTGACTGAGCACATGCCCACACCCATTAGAGCCAACAAGCTAAGACTATGCAGGCAGATAAGAAGTGTCCAGCCTGCTCccatcctcagccctgccctccctgggaTGGATAGTTTCATCCTCTTGAGCCCCACACAAAGGGCTGAGAACCTGCAGGACTGAATCCCTGGTTTGGAAACACCTGGAGCAAGGGGTCCCTCACAGGCTTTCTGCAAGAACCTTGTGCTCCTCAAAGCCCTCCattgttttttccctgtgtgttttgctgaaatgaaattccagactggtttggggtggaagggaccttaaagaccatctcgtTTCAACTCCCTACCATGGGCATGGATGCCactcactagatcaggttgctccaagcccccatccaacctggccttggacacttccagggatggggcagatcCCAGTGCTTTAATCAGGCACAATAACTGCTGATAATCTCTGAGCAGAACTTCCCAAAGGGACAGCCAGGAAGGCACCAAGCACTGGCCCTGGCTGGTGACACCAGCACAAGGCCAAGGCAGTGGGAGCACTCAGACCCTTGGAGCACTGATGTGCTGCTCTCCCCTGTCTGCCATGGACACgggagggaaagggagcaggagCCCAGCCCTCGCTGCCCTGGCACTCACGGTGGCCTCGGCGCCGTGGCCGGCGcagcc includes these proteins:
- the PRPF4 gene encoding U4/U6 small nuclear ribonucleoprotein Prp4; translation: MATARAPAARGGARPPEPPKPKPAEESDGPPAKRAPIFYGSLEEKERERLAKGESGLLGKEGMKAAMEAGNINISSGEVFDLEDHMSERQAEVLAEFERRKRARQINVSTDDSEVKACLRALGEPITLFGEGPAERRERLRNILSVVGTDALKKTRKDDDRSKKSKEEYQQTWYHEGPRSLKTARLWLANYSLPRAAKRLEEARLLKEIPEATRTSQRQELHKSLRSLNNFCSQIGDDRPLSYCHFSPNSKLLATACWSGLCKLWSVPDCNLVHTLRGHSTNVGAVVFHPKATVSLDKKDVSLASCAADGSVKLWNLESDEPVADIEGHSMRVARVMWHPSGRFLGTTCYDHSWRLWDLEAQEEILHQEGHSKGVYDIAFHTDGSLAGTGGLDAFGRVWDLRTGRCIMFLEGHLKEIYGINFSPNGYHVATGSGDNTCKVWDLRQRKCIYTIPAHQNLVTGVRFEPNHGNFLLTGAYDNTAKIWTHPGWSPLKTLAGHEGKVMGLDISLDGQLIATCSYDRTFKLWTAE
- the CDC26 gene encoding anaphase-promoting complex subunit CDC26 encodes the protein MLRRKPTRLELKLDDIEEFESVRKELESRRKQRDEAEAPAGGEEAAAIGALGTEHKSREQLINDRIGYKPQPKAGGRTAHFGTFEF